CTTTTTAACACAGATAAGTTATATAATATGTCAGAAGGAAGTACTTCTAATATTCATAGAAGTTAACTAATAGCGGACACTCCTGAACTAGACATATATATTATCCACACATATGCACATAAAGACGAAACAAATTATGTAGAACTACATCTGAAGACATTATCagtccttttctttcttttcgtTTTTTATCTGATAAGGATACTACCAGTGTATAGTTATATATCTCACATTGAGGTCATTCTTGTGGTACACATTACATGCAGAGTTTTAATGATTGTCTCTTGCAaacgaaaaataaataaaaagaagagttTTGATGGTTGTAACACTACATCTAATGCTTTGAAATTGTTATCTAGAGTCAGTTAtagaagaaaaacataaaaccgagATGATACCTCCATCCATAGTAGTCCAAGTTGTATCATTCTTGTTTTAGACATTGGATTTGCATCCGCTAAAGTTGAACTTCACCACCAATCTTTGTCTGGATTGCGTACTGAGATTAGCAGCTTCACACTCCTCTTCAAGTTTTTCAATCGAGTTATCCTTGGTTAGGTCAGATTCACAattattttcatcatcaatgatacatttcttttcttcaccATCCAGCTCAAAAGGGTCACCAGAAACACAGCACAATCTTTTAATTCTAAGAAGATCTTCTAATGTAGATGGCTTAGCTACATCTAAAATAGCAGCCATCGTCCGCTTCTTCAGCTTTCCATTACGCCGTCTTTCCTTACGACTCTGCTGCCTAATAGAACTCAACGTAGTTGTAGTTTGTATTGAAGTTGAAGGTTGATCCGTTGAAACTATGACACTGGAACTGGAACCAATATGTGGACTAAaaccattcttcttcttccttcgtGAGTTTGACACTGTAGCTGAAGGCTGACCTGTTGAACATATGAAAATGGAACTGGAAGCAACTTCAGAACTCAAATTAGTCTCATTTTGTTCACGCTCATGACTTCTATTTGGGGGAGAAGAAGGGCAATACTggatcgaaatttctgataGTGATGGTTCAGTGTTCAATACACATTCACGTTCATTCTCTGGCACAACAGTACCCAATGACTTGTTCTGAAAGAGATCATCAGCCTTATCTTCTTGCTGAGCACAATTAGAACTTACAACTCCTCTAATTGATTGCAGAGCTGATTTATGGGACTCAAGGGGTGGCAACACCTCCTTGATACCGTAACTGAGACACAGATGCAAATATTTCTTCGGAAATGGCCAGTTAGAGATGACATCCCTCTGACGACAAGCGAGAACATGCTGTCTGAAATAGAACTATTTAGCATTTAGATGGATGCAATGCAGCAAATAATCCAAAATAAATGAATTGCAACTCATTATTTGACACATTAAAATCTTTAAGGAACTGTGAgacccaacaaaaaaaaattacaatatgTTTACAGAatgcacacaaaaaaaaaaaacagaatgcTAGAGCACAAAGCAGCACCATTCATGACATTCAGTAACCGAAAAGTATTCAGAGGGATCAAAAATAGTTCATTGAATGGGATTGAAGTACAATTGGGATTTAGATTGCAGCCTAGATAATTGAATTCTCAGACCAAATGCGTCATGCAAAACTGAACCTACAAAATTTATTCTACCCCGAATTTGAAATTGCAAGACAGTTGAAGCAAAAGCAATTCAGAATGAACTAAGATGGAGGCTGTGGTCATTGTCCATCTACAATTacaaatgaaaacaaagaacaaagcatgacaaaaataatgaaaaaaattggaaatgaaataatcaccttaaaaagaatGGAGGGTTCTCGGGTTTAGCATTTGAAGCTAATTGTGGCTGTTCCGGCGGAGGTTGCGAATCCCCAGTTGGGTTTTTCTGGGGAGATAGCATAGTAGGGTAGGAAAATAACCCAGTTGAAAATAATCAGCTGAGGAATATGTAATTTCAATTCTCCAGGCTAAATCAATTATGACGGCGCAGGTTCATCCAAGTACCCTAAGCCCAGATAGAACAAGCagtcgaagaagaagaatataaattaataataaattgaaattgGAATGCCTGGAATGAATGAAGGAAACAATTGAGAAGTTGAATTTTTGAAAGGGAATAAATTACAGAGGAAAATCTCTGACTTGGGGATCGATGACAAAATCGGCTTTGAAGAAAAGTAGAAGGTAAggaacagaagaagaagatgagttGAGTTGTGAGTTGTTAGGTT
This is a stretch of genomic DNA from Argentina anserina chromosome 4, drPotAnse1.1, whole genome shotgun sequence. It encodes these proteins:
- the LOC126791501 gene encoding uncharacterized protein LOC126791501, which translates into the protein MLSPQKNPTGDSQPPPEQPQLASNAKPENPPFFLRQHVLACRQRDVISNWPFPKKYLHLCLSYGIKEVLPPLESHKSALQSIRGVVSSNCAQQEDKADDLFQNKSLGTVVPENERECVLNTEPSLSEISIQYCPSSPPNRSHEREQNETNLSSEVASSSIFICSTGQPSATVSNSRRKKKNGFSPHIGSSSSVIVSTDQPSTSIQTTTTLSSIRQQSRKERRRNGKLKKRTMAAILDVAKPSTLEDLLRIKRLCCVSGDPFELDGEEKKCIIDDENNCESDLTKDNSIEKLEEECEAANLSTQSRQRLVVKFNFSGCKSNV